In Bacillota bacterium, the sequence ATAATACTTGTGATTAATCGTGAGCTTTAAAGAACTGGTCTCCAAGCGCTATTGTCGTCTTTGGCCCTCCAAATGAACACATCGGCATCATTTCCGACCGGCATAGAAGGGATGGGGTTCCTCTGTTGATTCACAATGCCGGGCCCTGGGCAGCCGAGAATGATTACCTGCTAAGCTGGCCGAGCAAAATAACTCATCATTTTCGTTTTATTCATGAGTAAAACTTATCCCACAGGCCCCTCCTTGCTGGGAGCCTGCTTTTTTTACTGTTCGCTCCGTCCCGTAAATTTTTCTTTTGAATGAGAAAAATTGGCGTAAGAACAAGGAATGACACTAGTAGTAGATATGTAGAAAGCTTTTTTCTAAAACCATGATCCAAAAACCAATTTGAACCGTCATATATAGAGAAAGGTTTTTGCAGTCATGTGAAAGAGTGGTGATACCCTCTACTTGATGAATCTTTTTTCTACAGTGAGAGCAACCGGGGGTGATGCTTTGTAAGTAAAAGGAATAATCGGCAGTAATAGATAATAGGAATACCCTGCGGGTGTTGAGATGAATTAAATGGAAAGGGGAGAGGCTATGTGAGGATCAGGACCAGGCGGTGGCTGTCAATTTGGTTGGTGGTTGGTCTGCTGAGCGGGAGCATGCTGGGATGGGGAAGTGTGGCTTATGGCGGGGGAGTTGCCGGAGCAGAGGTTGCGGGATCAAAGGGTGCTAAAATAACACTGGAACAGGCAATCGCTGTAGCAAAGCAGTTTGTCCAGATCCCCGAAGATTACAAGAACTTTCAACCGGGCTACAGCGAGGCCGAGAGAGCGGGCGGTTTTTGGGAACTCCAGTGGAACGGCGATGACCGGGAGTTGGGCAGCGTCAGTGCCAGGGTCAATGCCGAAACCGGTGAGTTGTGGTCAATGAACCAGTGGAAGCCTGAGCCTTTGGGTACCGCCAGGCACGGCCTTCCCAAACTGAGCCGCGCCGAGGCCCAGCTGAAGGCGCAGGACTTCTTGAAAAAAGTTTTGCCTGGTTATATAAACAGCCTGCGCATTCAAACAGAAGGCAACGACTCATTTCCTTATTTCAGTCTTCGGGAAAATGTATCGCCTGCTCACTACTTTAACTTCGTGCGGGTTGTGAATGGCATTCCCTTTCCGGAAAACTCCGCCAGCGTAGAGGTTGACGGTAATACCGGGGAAATCCGGAGTTTCTACTTCAACTGGGACAATCGGTCGGAGTTTCCAAAGGCGGACGGCCTGATCTCCTCTGCCCAGGCGACAGACCTGTGGAAGAAAAATGCTCTGGTTCAACTCGCCTACTACCGGTCCGGGGATGATGAGAAGGACTCCCAGACAAGGCTGGTTTATGAGCCTAAATTCCGCGATCTGATCATTGACGCGAAAAGCGGTGAAATCATTAAACCTAATGAGTATGCCGACTATTACGGATTCGAAGTGGGTATGGGCGGTGGCGGGGAGATGATGAAAAGGTCCGCGGCCGTATCCCTTACCCCGGCGGAACAGGCCGCTATGACCGAGTTGGAAAAGCTGATCAGTAAGGAGAAGGCCCTCGAAATCGCGGCTTCCCTGATTGAGATTCCCGAGGGATATAAACTGGAAAGTTCAAGCCTGCAGCAGGAGTATTTTTCTGGGCAAAAGATCTGGTCCTTCAACTGGAGAAACAAGGAAGACGAGGGGTCCTTATATGTCAGTGTAGAAGCCAGGCAGGGGCAGATCATCGGCTTTAACCTTTATGGCCCGGATAGAGAGAATGTCGGGGAGCCCTGTTTGGACGAGAAACAGGCCTGGGAAATGGCCTCTAAATTCCTCGATAAAGTTGCCGGTCGCTATCTGAGGGAACTTGAAGAACCGCGTATGATTCCTGGTCAGGGGCCATTTCCTCTACTGAAAAGTTCCGTGT encodes:
- a CDS encoding S-layer homology domain-containing protein, with protein sequence MRIRTRRWLSIWLVVGLLSGSMLGWGSVAYGGGVAGAEVAGSKGAKITLEQAIAVAKQFVQIPEDYKNFQPGYSEAERAGGFWELQWNGDDRELGSVSARVNAETGELWSMNQWKPEPLGTARHGLPKLSRAEAQLKAQDFLKKVLPGYINSLRIQTEGNDSFPYFSLRENVSPAHYFNFVRVVNGIPFPENSASVEVDGNTGEIRSFYFNWDNRSEFPKADGLISSAQATDLWKKNALVQLAYYRSGDDEKDSQTRLVYEPKFRDLIIDAKSGEIIKPNEYADYYGFEVGMGGGGEMMKRSAAVSLTPAEQAAMTELEKLISKEKALEIAASLIEIPEGYKLESSSLQQEYFSGQKIWSFNWRNKEDEGSLYVSVEARQGQIIGFNLYGPDRENVGEPCLDEKQAWEMASKFLDKVAGRYLRELEEPRMIPGQGPFPLLKSSVSDSGKKLKPTSYSFVAERLVNGIPFRGNGIQIYVDAVRGKITSYRLNWWEMEFPEAKGVISREQAEETFLENGALTLRYQREYYKRSPELETPPIRLVYSLDTGKAPSFIDPFTGLELDSDFQPKTGINQTVFSDLQGHPAAEAVNMLVKAKIIPVFETNFRPDASLSQRDFLIWLVRAAGWRSGFVSNPDREFEKDYKQALRLGILKSGEQYLPQEDLSKLTLARLSVRALGWDEVAGLTGIWLLPVPPGGAVKQIPASDQGYVALAAGLEILNLSDKNFDPGAKLTRAEGALALYNLLK